The window TCTATGTCGGCGGCACGGAGTATGAGTACGACATAAACGCGGAGACGGGCGAGGTGCTCAAATTCTCTCGTGAGGTGAAGAATCACGGCGCGCCGCAGAACGCGGGAAACGCGGGGCTGATCGGCGAGGCGAAGGCCAGAGGCATCGCCCTGTCGCGGGTACCCGGCGCGAAGGAGAGCGACATCCGAAAGTTCAAGCTCGACCATGACGACGGCAGACAGGTCTACGAGGGCGAGATTTTTTACAATATGAGAGAGTATGAGTTCAAGATCGACGCCAAGAGCGGCGAAGTGGTCAAGTGGGAGATCGACGGCTAGAGGATTTCCAAAGGGAGGAGCGGCGACCGTTCCTCCCAATCCTCTTTGCCGTAAAAGGACGGCTTTTTTATGAAGATACTTGTCGCGGAGGACGAACGGGATCTGAACCGCCTGATCGCCAAGTCTCTCGAAGAGGCGGGGCATTGTGTGGACCGCTGCTGCGACGGCGGCGAAGCGCTGGATTTTATCCGTGCCTCGGAATATGACGCGGTAGTGCTCGACGTGATGATGCCCGTAATGAGCGGGCATGAGGTCGTCAGCCGGATGCGCGCGGAGGGCAGCGCCGTGCCGGTGCTCTTTCTGACCGCCCTTGACGGCGTCGACGACCGGGTCAAAGGGCTTGACCTCGGGGCCGATGATTATTTGATAAAACCCTTTGCCTTTCCAGAGCTGCTGGCCCGCCTGCGGGCGATCACGCGCAAGTACGCGGAGACGAAGAGCACGCTGCTGAGGGTTGGCGGGCTGGTTCTTGATACGGCTTCGCATCGGGTGTCGCGCGACGGCAGGGAGCTCTCCCTCTCGGCGAAGGAGTTTGCCGTTCTTGAGTTTATGATGAGAAACAGCGGCGTGGTGCTCTCGCGCGAGCGGATCGAAAATAATGTCTGGAGCTATGGTTACGAGGGCGGCTCGAATGTCGTCGACGTCTATATAAGCTATCTGCGGAAAAAGATTGACGACGGCTTTGAAAAGAAGCTGCTCCACACGGTGAACAGAGTCCCGCAAACCGGACAACGCTATAAAAGCTCCCAAGGGTATCAAAAATTTATTCAATAAAGAGACTTCGATATTGCATCGGAGCCTTTTTCAATTTTATCTGTATCCTGTCGTTATTATAATACCTTATATATTCGTCTATGGCATCTTTGGCCTCCTCGTAGTTCTCCCATTTTACTCGGTTGACGAGTTCTGATTTAATGTGACTAAAGAAGTTTTCTGCACATGCATTATCCAAACAATTTCCTTTCCTTGACATTGAGACCTTGAGTCCGTATCTTTGTGTCAGGTTGAAATATGCATGGCTTGTATATTGAAACCCCTGGTCGCTGTGGAGGATTGGTCCATCAGCGACCACCTTATTATTATTTTCAAATGCTTTCTTCAATGTATCGGTTACTAACTTAATATTATTATTACGACTGATTTGATATCCCTGTATGGAATTATCAAAGAGATCTTTTATCATGGAGAGGAATATATTACCCTTTTTTGTTCGTATATATGTGATATCAGTAACCAGTTTCTGGTTTGGTCTGTCGGAACGAAATTCTCTGTTCAGGATATTCTCATAGCTGTGGATATTTCCTGACATCACTTTAAACTTTTTCTTTTTTCTTATTTCCGCTTGAAGTCCCGCTTTTTTCATAACACGCCTTACCCTCTTATTGTTTACATGAATGCCAATGAAGTTGTTGAGCCACAGAGTCATTCGCCTGTACCCATAAGTGTTTTTGTTGATATTCTGTCCCGTTCTTATTGCTTCTATGAGAGGACCGTCTTTATCTTTCATTCCACGCCGCTTTAGCCAACTGTAGTATGCGGAGCGTGATACGGACAAAAATCTACACATTCCACAGACAGAATGTTTTGTTGAAAATTCAAAAATGATCCTGTATTTAATATTTCTTTCTATCACCACCTTTGCAGCTCTAAGGCTTTTTTTAATACGTCGACCTGCATTTCCAGCTCTTTAATCTTTTCTATGCTATTTGTAACTTCCAATTTCTTATCTGGACAGTCTTGTTTTGAACTAGAAATATCCCCTTGTTCGATAAATTCCTTACACCATCGTCTTAAAAGAGAGGGACTTGAAATGTTAAAAGATGAGGTAACATCTACCATAGTACGTCCCTCTTCTAAATGAGCCGAAACAGCTTCAAGTTTTACAGCCTTGCTGTAGGTTCTTTTTTTCCTTGTATCATCCAGTAAGTCCTTCTGTCCGCTCTTATATAAAGATATCCATGTTTTAATAGAATCAGGACTAACACCAAGTTCTTCAGCAATCCGCCTTCGTGGAATTCCCTGTTTGTGCATCTCAATTGCTCTTATTCTTTCTTCCGTTTTACGTTTACGCATAGAAGATCCCCCTTTATATGTATTTAGTTTTATTATAATCCAGGGGCTTTATTTGGCTGTCCGATTTTCGGGATGCTGTTCACGGTGTGGGGCTCCGGCTGGATGCTGAAAGCGCCGGAATGAGGAATCTTTCGGTCAAGGCGCGCGTCACCATATGGTTCACGCTCCTGATGCTGCTGATCACGGCGGCCTCGCTGGGCTTTGTCATCACGGTGGGCGGCTCCATGATGGAGAGTTATTCTCTGACACGCCTCGCGGAGATGGTGAACGACAACGCGGATGAGCTCCGCTACGGTAAAAAGGGCCTTGAGGTTGACGATGATTTCGAGCCGTACGCGGGCGGCGCCTATACCCTGATCTATGACGAAGCGGGCACGCTGCTTTACGGACGCGTGCCCGCTGGCTTTAATCCGCGCGAACCTTTTCTTGAGGGCGAGCCCTACCTAGTCGGCAGCAGCGGCGGAGATTTTTACCTCTACGACCGGCGGGCGGAGGGCGGCAGGCTGTGGCTGCGGGGAGTGCTCCCCCTGTCGGCGGCCGGCGGTTTCCCGCTCGTCGCCGCACGGCTCGCCTTTTTTATCCTGCCGCTGCTCGTCCTGCTTGCCGCCGCCGGGGGTTATCTGATCGCCAGACGCGCCTTTCGCCCGATAGATAAGATCGTCGCGGCGGCGGACGCGATCAGCGAAGGACGCGACCTCTCGGCGCGTATCGGCCTGCCGCCGCGCGGCGATGAGATACACCGGATCGCCTCGTCGTTCGACAATATGTTCAGGCGGCTCGAGGCCTCTTTTGAGGCGGAGAAGCAGTTCGCCTCCGACGCCTCCCATGAGCTGCGCACGCCGACGGCGGTCATCCTCGCGCAGTGTGAGTCGCTTGAGAGAGGGGAACGCACGGCGGCGGAATACGCGGAGGGGATTGCGGCGATCAGGCGGCAGGCGCTCAAGATGTCAAAGCTCATCGGCGCGCTGCTTCAGATAACGCGCCTCGAACAGGGGACGGTCAAAGCCTCTTTCGAGCGCGCGGATCTGAGCGAACTTGTCGGCGTCGTCTGCCGCGAGTCCCGGCTCCTCTGGAGGGAGGCCGTGTTGGAGACGGAAATCGAAGAGGGGATATTCGCGGATATCGATGTGGCGCTCATGTCAAGGCTGACCGGCAATCTTCTGGAAAACGCCTTCAAATACGGCGGCGGATTGGTACGCGTCTCGCTTCACCGGGAGCATGAGAGGGTAATACTCTCCGTATCCGACAACGGCGAGGGCATCCCTCCCGCCGAGCTGGAAAAGATCTGGAACCGCTTCTACCGCCTTGAAAAATCGCGTTCCGGCGGCGGTCTGGGCCTCGGACTGGCGCTGGTGCGGCAGATCGCCGACATTCACGGCGCGCGGGTGACGGCGGAGAGCGGCGCGGAGGGCACCGTTTTCACGCTGCTGCTGCCGGTAAAATCCCAGGGATCAGAGCCATTCAAAGTCTAATAGTATCTAAAAAGTAACTACATTACAATATAGTGCTTACTTTACATAGGGAACCAACAGGATTATCTTATAGTCACAGGCCGGTGGAAAGAGGACCGGCACAAAGACAAAAGATAACAGGAGGAACCCGATATGAACAAGAACAGCTTTAAAAAAATCACCCTCGCGAAGGGTGAGATAAATCTTTATGATTTCGGCGGCGTAAAGCTTCACGCCTACAGGACCAATGATTTTCTCGCGGACGAGGTCTTTATCGTCGAGAAAGAGGGGCAGGCCGTCATAATCGAATCGCCCTGCTTCTTTGACAACGACAGGGAGCTGGAGGAATATATCGCCGGTACGGGGCTGACGGCCGCGGGATTGCTGCTTGCCTACCATATGGCGGGCGGCGGCTTTATGCCGGGCGTGAGGCGGTACGCGACGAAGCGGGCCGACGAGTATGGCCACAGCGGCGGCGGCAGGGCGCTTATCGATAATTTTACGGGGGCCTTCGGCGCGGCCTTTGACGGTGCCATACATCAGGTGACGGACTATATCGAGCCGGGCGGGGTCACGATCGGCGGTATCCGGTTCAACATTATTCCCACGCATGAGGCCTTTGACGTGGAGATACCGGAGATCGGCGCCATCTACACACACATGCTGGGCCACGACTGCCACTCGATCGTGGCGGGCGCGGCGCACGCCGAGGCGATGATCGAACAGCTTCGGGGCTTCCTCGCGAAGGGCTACAATCTGGTGCTCACCTCGCACTATACGCCGGAGGATCTGAAGGATGTCGAGACGAAGATCGCCTACCTCAGCGAGCTCAAGACGATCGCCGCCGGCTGTAGCGACGCGGCGGCCTTTAAGGCGGCGGTCAAAAAAAGGTACGGTGGTTACGGCGGGGTTCTTCTTCAAACAATGATCCGCCTATCGGTGATCCTCGGGTGCGGCGGAGATAACGGCGCGGGGAGAGGCTGCGCGGAGCCTTAGACAGGCGCCGGATAGATAAAATGTTCGTAAAAAGGCCGGCGGATCATAGAGACTGGAAAGTGAAGAGTGTGAAGATATGACACAGGAAGAACGGCTCGGCTATCTCATAAAGACGCTGGCGACGGAACAGCCGCGGTACGCCGGTTTGGAGCTTCCCGCGGACAGGGGGGAGAAACGGGCGCTGCTGCGGGCGCTCTTCAACCTGCGCCCGCCTCTGCCCGCCGACGAGAGGCTGCTTGCGGTGCAGGACGAGTATCTCGCGGAGGAGCTGAGGGCCAGAGGGACAACTTTGGCGGCGGAGCTCGCGCCGCTGTCGGGGGATATCTGTCTCTGGCAGGGCGACATCACGACGCTTGCGGCGGATGCCGTCGTCAATGCCGCCAACAGCGCGATGCTCGGCTGCTTTGTCCCCTGCCACCGCTGTATAGACAACGCGATACATACCTACGCGGGTATCCAGCTGCGGCTCGTCTGCCATGAGCTCATGGAGCGGCAGGGTCACGAAGAGCCGACGGGCGGCGCGAAGATAACCCCGGCCTTCAACCTCCCGAGCCGCTATGTGATCCACACGGTAGGCCCGATAGTTTACGCCTCGCTGACGCGGCGGGAGCGCGACGAGCTGGCCTCCTGCTACCGTTCCTGCCTGAAGCTCGCGAAGGAAAATGGCTTGAAGAGTGTCGCCTTCTGCTGCATCTCTACTGGGGAGTTCCGCTTTCCCAACGCGGCGGCGGCGCAGATCGCGGTGGATACGGTGCGGGAGTTCCTCAAAGAAGAGGGCGTCGGAATGAGGGTGATATTTAATGTATTCAAGGATATCGACCGTGAGATATACGCGGGACTGCTGCGCTGAGCCCGTGGAGAGGCTGAAAGAGGCGCTGGCGGGCGCGGAGGCCGTTCTTGTGGGGGCGGGCGCGGGTTTTTCCGCCTCCGCGGGGCTCGTCTATACGGGGCCGCGCTTCGAGGAAAATTTCGCCGATTTTATCGCGGTTTATGGTTTTGCCGACATGTATTCGGCTGGCTTCCACCGCTACTCCTCGCTTGAGGAGCATTGGGCCTATTGGAGCCGCCATATCTATCTCAACCGCTACGCCCAGCCTGTGGGGAGACCCTACCTGGAGCTGTTGGAGCTCCTGCGCGGCAGGGATTATTTCGTTCTGACGACGAATGTCGACCACCAGTTCCCGCGGGCCGGTTTTGAGGAGGAACGCCTCTTCCGCACGCAGGGCGATTATGGCCTCTGGCAGTGTTCCGTGCCCTGCCATGATAAGACATACGGCAACGAGGCGGCTGTGCGGCGGATGGTCGCCGAACAGCGCGACATGCGCGTACCGGCGGAACTGGTGCCCTATTGTCCGCGCTGCGGCGCGCCGATGTGCATGAACCTCCGCGTCGACGGCAGCTTCGTTGAGGACGCGGGCTGGCACGTGGCTAAGGCGCGTTATCTGGCCTTTTTGCGGCGCACGGAGGGTTCGCGCCTGCTCTTTCTTGAGCTCGGCGTGGGCGGCAACACCCCCGGGATCATAAAGTATCCCTTCTGGCGGATGACGGCGGCCAATCCCCACGCGCTCTATATCTGCGTGAATAGCGGCGAGGCCTTCGCCCCGAAGGAGCTTGGGGAGCGCGCCCTCTGTATTGACTGCGACATCGCCCCGCTG is drawn from Cloacibacillus porcorum and contains these coding sequences:
- a CDS encoding PepSY domain-containing protein, producing MKKIISLAAIAAVALSLGMAAVSADAAKLIGEARAKEIALKHAGVAPQQAQFTKMKLDKKYSHTEYELKFYVGGTEYEYDINAETGEVLKFSREVKNHGAPQNAGNAGLIGEAKARGIALSRVPGAKESDIRKFKLDHDDGRQVYEGEIFYNMREYEFKIDAKSGEVVKWEIDG
- a CDS encoding response regulator transcription factor, whose amino-acid sequence is MKILVAEDERDLNRLIAKSLEEAGHCVDRCCDGGEALDFIRASEYDAVVLDVMMPVMSGHEVVSRMRAEGSAVPVLFLTALDGVDDRVKGLDLGADDYLIKPFAFPELLARLRAITRKYAETKSTLLRVGGLVLDTASHRVSRDGRELSLSAKEFAVLEFMMRNSGVVLSRERIENNVWSYGYEGGSNVVDVYISYLRKKIDDGFEKKLLHTVNRVPQTGQRYKSSQGYQKFIQ
- a CDS encoding IS3 family transposase; the protein is MVIERNIKYRIIFEFSTKHSVCGMCRFLSVSRSAYYSWLKRRGMKDKDGPLIEAIRTGQNINKNTYGYRRMTLWLNNFIGIHVNNKRVRRVMKKAGLQAEIRKKKKFKVMSGNIHSYENILNREFRSDRPNQKLVTDITYIRTKKGNIFLSMIKDLFDNSIQGYQISRNNNIKLVTDTLKKAFENNNKVVADGPILHSDQGFQYTSHAYFNLTQRYGLKVSMSRKGNCLDNACAENFFSHIKSELVNRVKWENYEEAKDAIDEYIRYYNNDRIQIKLKKAPMQYRSLFIE
- a CDS encoding transposase, with product MRKRKTEERIRAIEMHKQGIPRRRIAEELGVSPDSIKTWISLYKSGQKDLLDDTRKKRTYSKAVKLEAVSAHLEEGRTMVDVTSSFNISSPSLLRRWCKEFIEQGDISSSKQDCPDKKLEVTNSIEKIKELEMQVDVLKKALELQRW
- a CDS encoding HAMP domain-containing sensor histidine kinase, producing the protein MRNLSVKARVTIWFTLLMLLITAASLGFVITVGGSMMESYSLTRLAEMVNDNADELRYGKKGLEVDDDFEPYAGGAYTLIYDEAGTLLYGRVPAGFNPREPFLEGEPYLVGSSGGDFYLYDRRAEGGRLWLRGVLPLSAAGGFPLVAARLAFFILPLLVLLAAAGGYLIARRAFRPIDKIVAAADAISEGRDLSARIGLPPRGDEIHRIASSFDNMFRRLEASFEAEKQFASDASHELRTPTAVILAQCESLERGERTAAEYAEGIAAIRRQALKMSKLIGALLQITRLEQGTVKASFERADLSELVGVVCRESRLLWREAVLETEIEEGIFADIDVALMSRLTGNLLENAFKYGGGLVRVSLHREHERVILSVSDNGEGIPPAELEKIWNRFYRLEKSRSGGGLGLGLALVRQIADIHGARVTAESGAEGTVFTLLLPVKSQGSEPFKV
- a CDS encoding protein-ADP-ribose hydrolase, with amino-acid sequence MTQEERLGYLIKTLATEQPRYAGLELPADRGEKRALLRALFNLRPPLPADERLLAVQDEYLAEELRARGTTLAAELAPLSGDICLWQGDITTLAADAVVNAANSAMLGCFVPCHRCIDNAIHTYAGIQLRLVCHELMERQGHEEPTGGAKITPAFNLPSRYVIHTVGPIVYASLTRRERDELASCYRSCLKLAKENGLKSVAFCCISTGEFRFPNAAAAQIAVDTVREFLKEEGVGMRVIFNVFKDIDREIYAGLLR
- a CDS encoding SIR2 family NAD-dependent protein deacylase, translated to MYSRISTVRYTRDCCAEPVERLKEALAGAEAVLVGAGAGFSASAGLVYTGPRFEENFADFIAVYGFADMYSAGFHRYSSLEEHWAYWSRHIYLNRYAQPVGRPYLELLELLRGRDYFVLTTNVDHQFPRAGFEEERLFRTQGDYGLWQCSVPCHDKTYGNEAAVRRMVAEQRDMRVPAELVPYCPRCGAPMCMNLRVDGSFVEDAGWHVAKARYLAFLRRTEGSRLLFLELGVGGNTPGIIKYPFWRMTAANPHALYICVNSGEAFAPKELGERALCIDCDIAPLFAAAVGRAAGEA